A single genomic interval of Streptomyces sp. NBC_00663 harbors:
- a CDS encoding MazG-like family protein — MSDHDPDIWSGIDDLWAWLDSHSPDDGQQSLLLRMLKLSEEVGEVAEAVIGAMNRNPRKGASHTWEDVESELCDVVITALVALRTLTPDTREVFGRHLARVRERSLGPGPR, encoded by the coding sequence ATGAGTGATCATGACCCCGATATCTGGTCGGGCATCGACGACTTGTGGGCGTGGCTCGACTCGCACAGCCCGGATGACGGGCAACAGAGCCTCCTCCTGCGGATGTTGAAGCTGTCGGAGGAGGTCGGCGAGGTGGCCGAGGCGGTGATCGGCGCGATGAACCGCAACCCGCGCAAGGGCGCCTCCCACACCTGGGAGGACGTCGAGAGCGAGCTGTGCGACGTCGTGATCACCGCCTTGGTCGCCCTGCGCACGCTGACGCCGGACACCCGTGAGGTCTTCGGCCGGCATCTGGCGCGGGTCAGGGAACGGTCGCTGGGTCCCGGTCCTCGCTAG
- a CDS encoding DUF305 domain-containing protein translates to MSTIRTRRAAVLAVATVTAALVLTACGGDDDSAREGGHGTSASASTASHNAQDVSFAQGMIPHHRQALEMAELAADRASSADVKDLAARIEKAQDPEIKTMSGWLKAWGEDVPQAMESTGSMSGMDHSGMPGMMDDADMAKLEKASGKAFDTLFLTQMAEHHQGAVDMARTEKAKGAYEPATSMADDIVTGQTAEITEMNKLLDKS, encoded by the coding sequence ATGAGCACCATCCGTACGCGCCGCGCCGCCGTTCTGGCCGTGGCGACCGTCACCGCCGCCCTCGTCCTCACCGCGTGCGGGGGCGACGACGACAGCGCCCGCGAGGGCGGCCACGGCACGTCCGCGTCCGCCTCCACCGCCTCCCACAACGCCCAGGACGTCTCCTTCGCGCAGGGCATGATCCCGCACCACCGTCAGGCCCTGGAGATGGCCGAACTCGCCGCCGACCGGGCCTCGTCCGCGGACGTGAAGGACCTCGCCGCGCGGATCGAGAAGGCGCAGGACCCGGAGATCAAGACCATGTCCGGGTGGCTGAAGGCGTGGGGTGAGGACGTCCCGCAGGCCATGGAGTCGACGGGGTCGATGTCCGGCATGGATCACTCCGGTATGCCGGGCATGATGGACGACGCCGACATGGCGAAGCTGGAGAAGGCTTCCGGCAAGGCCTTCGACACGCTGTTCCTGACCCAGATGGCCGAACACCACCAGGGCGCGGTCGACATGGCGAGGACGGAGAAGGCGAAGGGCGCCTATGAGCCCGCCACGTCCATGGCCGACGACATCGTCACCGGCCAGACAGCCGAGATCACCGAGATGAACAAGCTCCTCGACAAGAGCTGA
- a CDS encoding DUF6153 family protein, whose translation MNHPEQFPVRPPSRRWRALLVLAVLAGVLGMHALAPGAALPGDHPHTSPMSGAVSVAATLDDCGGEGHCGSGHVTHADATCSAPAVNGGPVLPALVADPVAGVVRDDVPRAWAVADPDGARAPPTLAELQLLRI comes from the coding sequence GTGAACCACCCCGAGCAGTTCCCCGTACGACCGCCCTCGCGGCGGTGGCGGGCGCTGCTCGTGCTTGCGGTGCTGGCCGGGGTCCTGGGGATGCACGCCCTGGCACCCGGCGCGGCCCTTCCGGGCGATCACCCGCACACGTCCCCGATGAGCGGTGCCGTCTCGGTGGCGGCGACCCTTGACGACTGCGGTGGCGAGGGCCACTGCGGCTCCGGCCATGTGACGCATGCCGACGCGACCTGTTCGGCGCCCGCGGTGAACGGGGGGCCGGTGCTCCCCGCGCTCGTGGCCGACCCGGTGGCCGGCGTCGTACGGGACGACGTACCGCGTGCGTGGGCGGTCGCGGACCCGGACGGGGCCCGCGCTCCCCCGACCCTGGCGGAACTCCAACTCCTGCGGATCTAG
- a CDS encoding DoxX family protein → MTTYDRRDLGLLLLRLGTGGVLAAHGAQKLFGWFGGHGIEGTGQFMESVGYAPGKASATAAGLAEAGGGTLLALGLATPAAGAAAAGAMAGASAVHTPNGFFNAEGGFEYAATLGLAATGLAVAGPGRLSLDHAIGHVFDRGWMVPTALAATAAMTAVVVGARNRRVRDGKKDEAAEMFDEQEALFGE, encoded by the coding sequence GTGACGACGTACGACCGACGTGATCTGGGCCTGCTGCTGCTCCGGTTGGGAACCGGGGGTGTACTGGCCGCGCACGGCGCGCAGAAGCTGTTCGGCTGGTTCGGCGGCCACGGCATCGAAGGGACCGGCCAGTTCATGGAGTCCGTGGGCTATGCGCCGGGCAAGGCCAGCGCGACCGCGGCGGGCCTCGCGGAGGCCGGTGGCGGAACGCTGCTGGCGCTGGGCCTGGCGACGCCGGCCGCGGGTGCGGCGGCGGCCGGGGCGATGGCGGGCGCGTCCGCCGTGCACACCCCCAACGGCTTCTTCAACGCCGAGGGCGGGTTCGAGTACGCGGCGACGCTCGGCCTGGCGGCGACGGGCCTGGCCGTCGCGGGCCCCGGGCGTCTCTCCCTCGACCATGCGATCGGGCATGTGTTCGACCGCGGTTGGATGGTTCCCACGGCACTGGCGGCGACCGCCGCGATGACCGCGGTCGTCGTGGGCGCGCGGAACCGGCGGGTGCGGGACGGGAAGAAGGACGAGGCCGCGGAGATGTTCGACGAGCAGGAAGCACTGTTCGGGGAGTGA
- a CDS encoding nuclear transport factor 2 family protein: protein MTIQTSKLSDPAVRAFVDAVNAHDRDGFMALLTPGATMADDGSDRDLNDWVDREIFTSHGHMEVDNESRGGRDLIARYSNDTWGEMRTKWHFEVEDDGRISRFETGQA from the coding sequence ATGACGATTCAGACGTCCAAACTCAGCGACCCGGCCGTCCGCGCCTTCGTCGATGCCGTCAACGCCCACGACCGCGACGGCTTCATGGCGCTCCTCACACCCGGCGCGACCATGGCGGACGACGGTTCCGACCGTGACCTCAACGACTGGGTCGACCGGGAGATCTTCACCTCCCACGGTCACATGGAGGTCGACAACGAGTCCCGCGGCGGCCGCGACCTCATCGCCCGCTACAGCAACGACACCTGGGGCGAGATGCGCACCAAGTGGCACTTCGAGGTCGAGGACGACGGCCGGATCTCCCGCTTCGAAACGGGTCAGGCGTAG
- a CDS encoding ABC transporter ATP-binding protein → MYRLTGVTKRYTRGKETVEALRGVDLTIEDGDQLVIQGPTGGGKSTLLQMIGGLDRPTEGSVELDGVDLARISEAKLTRLRAEKIGIIFQSFNLIPTLTAQENVETALVPLGVKPSERRERAAQALRSVGLGERLSHAPSELSGGQQQRVAIARALVKKPKVLLADEPTGNLDEGTRDDIMGLLEGLWHEYGLTFIMVTHDSSIARRAPRLATIKAGQIELTEQRQQQSYAQ, encoded by the coding sequence ATGTACAGACTGACCGGCGTCACCAAGCGCTACACGCGCGGCAAGGAGACGGTGGAGGCGCTGCGCGGCGTCGACCTCACCATCGAGGACGGCGACCAGCTCGTCATCCAGGGCCCCACGGGTGGCGGCAAGTCGACGCTGCTTCAGATGATCGGCGGCCTGGACCGGCCGACCGAGGGCAGCGTGGAGCTGGACGGTGTCGACCTCGCGCGGATCAGCGAGGCGAAGCTGACGCGGCTGCGGGCCGAGAAGATCGGCATCATCTTCCAGTCCTTCAACCTCATCCCGACGCTGACCGCCCAGGAGAACGTCGAGACGGCCCTCGTCCCGCTGGGCGTCAAGCCGTCCGAGCGGCGTGAGCGGGCGGCGCAGGCGCTGCGGTCGGTGGGCCTCGGCGAGCGTCTCAGCCATGCGCCGTCCGAGCTGTCGGGTGGCCAGCAGCAGCGTGTCGCCATCGCCCGTGCGCTGGTGAAGAAGCCGAAGGTCCTGCTCGCCGACGAGCCGACCGGAAACCTCGACGAGGGCACGCGCGACGACATCATGGGCCTGCTGGAGGGCCTGTGGCACGAGTACGGGCTGACGTTCATCATGGTCACCCATGACTCGTCGATCGCCCGGCGGGCGCCGCGGCTGGCGACGATCAAGGCGGGCCAGATCGAGCTGACCGAGCAGCGGCAGCAACAGTCGTACGCGCAGTAG
- a CDS encoding ABC transporter permease → MFGIYLKRELGRRKKAALVIALGLALGIALVITVNSVSAGMTQAQDKVLKSLYGLGTDMTVTKARSAPTDNSSGRPNFEFDAKSNDSDETQSSDRVMTQGGQALKAALVAKVAGQDGVANAVGAITLNVTKVDGSFTQGKAKSTTGSSSQSQGQGGPGGGSGGNSTAAPQVQGGGASFDVNSYSVAGVDVTDQTLGPLAGMEITSGKTFTASQTNAKVVVLSKSYAKENKYKVGKTLKISGTKYTIIGIATASSSESTTDVYLPLKQAQTLADAKNQVTTIYVKATDSKQIDTVKATIQKNISGTTVTTSADLADTVSGSLSTASNLATSVGKWLSIAVLVAAFLVAALLTSSAVSRRVREFGTLKALGWPSRRVTRQVVGESMVNGLLGGALGIGLGLAAAYAVTAISPKLTAQLGSTGGGGGMGGGPGGGGPGQQSTQNTMEIALSAPVSLTTIALAVGLAVTGGLIAGAMGGWRASRMRPADALRSVS, encoded by the coding sequence ATGTTTGGCATCTATCTCAAGCGCGAGCTGGGCCGGCGCAAGAAGGCGGCTCTGGTCATCGCACTGGGTCTGGCGCTCGGTATCGCGCTGGTCATCACCGTCAACTCGGTGTCGGCCGGTATGACTCAGGCTCAGGACAAGGTCCTGAAGTCGCTGTACGGCCTCGGCACCGACATGACCGTCACCAAGGCGCGGTCGGCGCCCACCGACAACAGCTCCGGCAGACCGAACTTCGAGTTCGACGCCAAGTCCAACGACAGTGACGAGACGCAGAGTTCGGACCGGGTCATGACCCAGGGCGGCCAGGCCCTCAAGGCCGCGCTGGTCGCGAAGGTCGCGGGGCAGGACGGCGTCGCGAACGCCGTCGGCGCGATCACCCTGAACGTCACCAAGGTCGACGGCTCCTTCACCCAGGGCAAGGCGAAGTCCACGACCGGCAGCAGCAGCCAGTCCCAGGGCCAGGGCGGCCCCGGTGGCGGCAGCGGCGGCAACAGCACGGCGGCGCCCCAGGTGCAGGGCGGCGGCGCCTCGTTCGACGTGAACTCCTACTCGGTCGCCGGCGTCGACGTCACCGACCAGACCCTCGGCCCGCTGGCCGGCATGGAGATCACCTCCGGCAAGACCTTCACCGCCTCGCAGACCAACGCGAAGGTCGTGGTGCTCAGCAAGTCGTACGCCAAGGAGAACAAGTACAAGGTCGGCAAGACCCTCAAGATCTCCGGCACAAAGTACACGATCATCGGTATCGCCACGGCCTCCAGCAGCGAGTCCACCACCGATGTCTACCTGCCGCTGAAGCAGGCCCAGACGCTCGCCGACGCCAAGAACCAGGTCACCACGATCTACGTCAAGGCGACCGACTCGAAGCAGATCGACACGGTCAAGGCGACCATCCAGAAGAACATCTCGGGTACGACGGTGACGACCTCCGCCGACCTCGCCGACACCGTCTCCGGCTCCCTGTCCACCGCCTCCAACCTCGCCACCAGCGTGGGCAAGTGGCTGTCGATCGCGGTGCTCGTCGCGGCCTTCCTGGTCGCCGCGCTGCTGACCTCCTCCGCCGTGTCCCGTCGGGTGCGTGAGTTCGGCACCCTGAAGGCCCTCGGCTGGCCGAGCCGCCGGGTGACCCGGCAGGTCGTCGGCGAGTCGATGGTCAACGGCCTCCTCGGCGGCGCCCTCGGTATCGGCCTGGGTCTCGCGGCGGCCTACGCGGTGACCGCGATCAGCCCGAAGCTGACCGCTCAGCTCGGCAGCACCGGCGGCGGTGGCGGCATGGGCGGCGGCCCCGGCGGTGGCGGCCCGGGTCAGCAGTCCACGCAGAACACCATGGAGATCGCGCTCTCCGCGCCCGTCTCGCTGACCACCATCGCCCTCGCGGTCGGCCTCGCGGTGACCGGCGGTCTGATCGCCGGTGCGATGGGCGGCTGGCGCGCCTCCCGGATGCGGCCGGCCGACGCGCTGCGCAGCGTGTCCTGA
- a CDS encoding SDR family oxidoreductase: MTEHASKIAVVTGAGSGIGRAVAVELLRAGWSVALAGRRPGTLEETAALAPEGTALAVRTDVARPEDVAALFAATVDQFGRVDLLFNNAGTFGPGGVPVEELPYDAWRHVVDTNLNGAFLCAQAAYRQMKEQDPQGGRIINNGSVSAHTPRPHSVAYTATKHALTGLTKSLSLDGRPYNIAVGQIDIGNAATDMTARMRTGALQASGEVAPEPVMDVADVARTVRHMAELPLAANVQFATVLATAMPYVGRG, from the coding sequence ATGACCGAACACGCATCGAAGATCGCCGTCGTGACCGGCGCCGGCTCCGGGATCGGGCGGGCCGTCGCCGTGGAGCTGCTGCGGGCCGGCTGGTCCGTGGCGCTGGCGGGGCGCCGTCCCGGGACGCTGGAGGAGACGGCGGCGCTCGCACCTGAGGGCACCGCCCTCGCCGTACGCACCGACGTGGCGCGGCCGGAGGACGTGGCCGCGCTGTTCGCGGCGACCGTGGACCAGTTCGGGCGGGTGGACCTGCTGTTCAACAACGCGGGGACGTTCGGGCCCGGCGGGGTGCCGGTGGAGGAACTGCCGTACGACGCCTGGCGGCACGTGGTGGACACCAACCTCAACGGGGCGTTCCTGTGCGCGCAGGCGGCGTACCGGCAGATGAAGGAGCAGGACCCGCAGGGCGGCCGGATCATCAACAACGGTTCCGTTTCCGCCCATACACCCCGCCCGCACTCCGTCGCCTACACGGCGACCAAGCACGCCCTGACCGGCCTCACCAAGTCGCTGTCCCTGGACGGGCGGCCGTACAACATCGCGGTCGGGCAGATCGACATCGGCAACGCCGCCACCGACATGACGGCGCGGATGCGGACGGGTGCGTTGCAGGCCAGCGGGGAGGTCGCACCCGAGCCGGTGATGGATGTCGCCGACGTGGCGCGCACCGTGCGGCACATGGCGGAGCTGCCGCTCGCGGCGAACGTGCAGTTCGCGACGGTGCTGGCGACGGCGATGCCGTACGTGGGGCGCGGCTGA
- a CDS encoding Gfo/Idh/MocA family protein — translation MAERNVRWGILATGGIAAAFTADLVDLPDAEVVAVASRSEESAKAFADRFGIERAYGEWGALAEDTDIDVVYVATPHSAHRAAAGLCLEAGRNVLCEKAFTLNAREAEELVALARDRGSFLMEAMWMYCNPLVRQLKALVDDGAIGEVRSVQADFGLAGPFPPSHRLRDPAQGGGSLLDLGVYPVSFAQLLLGEPSDVTARAVLSDEGVDLQTGALLSYESGALASVHCSIIGGTATSASVTGSEGRIDVPYGFFFPDRFVLHRDGRDPEEFKADAAAGPRNSLKHEAAEVMRALRAGETESPLVPLDGTLAVMRTMDAVRERIGVRYPGE, via the coding sequence ATGGCGGAGAGAAACGTGCGCTGGGGCATTCTGGCGACGGGCGGGATCGCGGCGGCCTTCACGGCGGACCTGGTGGACCTGCCGGACGCGGAGGTCGTGGCGGTGGCCTCGCGCAGCGAGGAGTCGGCGAAGGCGTTCGCGGACCGGTTCGGGATCGAGCGGGCGTACGGGGAGTGGGGTGCGCTGGCCGAGGACACGGACATCGATGTCGTGTACGTCGCCACTCCGCACTCGGCGCACCGGGCCGCCGCCGGTCTGTGTCTGGAGGCCGGGCGGAACGTGCTGTGCGAGAAGGCGTTCACGCTGAACGCGCGCGAGGCGGAGGAGCTCGTCGCGCTGGCCAGGGACCGCGGGAGCTTCCTGATGGAGGCCATGTGGATGTACTGCAATCCGCTGGTCCGGCAGTTGAAGGCGCTGGTGGACGACGGCGCGATCGGTGAGGTGCGCAGTGTGCAGGCTGACTTCGGCCTCGCGGGCCCCTTCCCGCCCTCGCACCGGCTGCGCGACCCCGCACAGGGCGGGGGTTCGCTCCTCGACCTGGGGGTGTACCCGGTGTCGTTCGCCCAGCTGCTGCTCGGGGAGCCCTCGGACGTGACAGCGAGAGCGGTGCTCTCCGACGAGGGCGTCGATCTCCAGACGGGTGCACTGCTCTCGTACGAGAGCGGCGCTCTCGCTTCGGTGCACTGCTCCATCATCGGCGGTACGGCGACCTCGGCATCGGTCACCGGCAGCGAGGGCCGTATCGACGTGCCGTACGGCTTCTTCTTCCCGGACCGGTTCGTGCTGCACCGGGACGGCCGTGACCCCGAGGAGTTCAAGGCGGACGCGGCGGCCGGTCCGCGCAACAGCCTCAAGCACGAGGCCGCCGAGGTCATGCGGGCCCTGCGGGCCGGCGAGACCGAGTCCCCGCTGGTCCCGCTCGACGGCACGCTGGCCGTGATGCGGACGATGGACGCGGTGCGGGAGCGGATCGGGGTGCGCTACCCCGGCGAGTGA
- a CDS encoding multidrug effflux MFS transporter, which translates to MPERGASTSDLNEAAVPETETAAPAVRRTSLLVTFVLGGLTATPPLAMDMYLPSLPEVTKSLHAPAATVQLTLTACLAGMALGQLVVGPMSDRWGRRRPLLAGLVVYVLATALCALAPNVETLVAFRLTQGLAGAAGIVIARAVVRDLYDGDAMARFFSTLMLIGGVAPIVAPLIGGQILRVTDWRGVFAVLTVIGLLLAGLVWARLPETLPVEARHVGGVGEALRSMRALLADLPFTGYMLTGGFAFAALFAYISASPFVIQEIYGASPQTFSLLFGVNSVGLVAVGQINGKLLVGRVSLEKVLGVGLAIVTVAAAALLLMSLGTFGEAGLVPVAAALFVLMSAMGLALPNAQSLALLRTKRAAGSASALLGTSSFLVGAVASPLVGIAGEGTAVPMAVVQLSASLVALTCFMGMCRPWNRRASVEGVES; encoded by the coding sequence ATGCCCGAGCGCGGGGCATCGACATCGGATCTGAACGAGGCGGCCGTACCGGAGACGGAGACGGCCGCCCCTGCTGTGCGCCGCACCAGCCTGCTCGTCACCTTCGTCCTCGGCGGTCTGACCGCCACGCCTCCGCTGGCGATGGACATGTACCTGCCCTCGCTGCCCGAGGTCACGAAGTCCCTGCACGCCCCCGCGGCGACCGTCCAGCTCACCCTCACCGCCTGCCTCGCCGGCATGGCCCTCGGGCAGCTCGTGGTCGGCCCGATGAGCGACCGCTGGGGCCGCCGCCGCCCGCTCCTCGCCGGCCTGGTCGTGTACGTCCTCGCCACCGCCCTGTGCGCCCTCGCCCCGAACGTCGAGACGCTGGTCGCCTTCCGGCTGACACAGGGCCTCGCGGGCGCGGCCGGGATCGTCATCGCGCGGGCCGTCGTACGCGATCTCTACGACGGTGACGCCATGGCCCGCTTCTTCTCCACCCTCATGCTGATCGGCGGGGTCGCCCCGATCGTGGCGCCGCTCATCGGCGGCCAGATCCTGCGCGTGACGGACTGGCGGGGCGTGTTCGCCGTCCTGACGGTCATCGGACTGCTGCTCGCCGGACTGGTGTGGGCGCGGCTTCCGGAGACGCTCCCCGTGGAGGCGCGGCACGTCGGCGGCGTCGGCGAGGCCCTGCGCTCGATGCGGGCGCTCCTCGCCGACCTGCCCTTCACCGGCTACATGCTCACCGGCGGCTTCGCCTTCGCCGCGCTGTTCGCCTACATATCGGCCTCGCCGTTCGTGATCCAGGAGATCTACGGCGCCTCCCCGCAGACCTTCAGCCTGCTCTTCGGCGTCAACTCGGTCGGCCTGGTGGCCGTGGGCCAGATCAACGGCAAGCTGCTGGTCGGGCGGGTCAGCCTGGAGAAGGTGCTCGGCGTCGGCCTCGCGATCGTGACGGTCGCGGCGGCGGCCCTTCTGCTGATGTCCCTCGGCACCTTCGGCGAGGCGGGCCTGGTCCCGGTGGCGGCAGCCCTCTTCGTCCTCATGTCGGCCATGGGCCTGGCCCTGCCCAACGCCCAGTCCCTCGCCCTGCTGCGCACCAAGCGCGCCGCGGGCTCCGCGTCCGCCCTGCTCGGCACGTCCTCCTTCCTCGTCGGGGCGGTCGCCTCCCCGCTGGTCGGGATCGCCGGTGAGGGAACCGCCGTCCCGATGGCCGTCGTCCAGTTGTCGGCTTCACTGGTAGCGCTTACCTGTTTCATGGGAATGTGCCGTCCTTGGAACAGACGTGCGAGTGTGGAGGGAGTGGAGAGCTGA
- a CDS encoding serine hydrolase domain-containing protein — MPSLEQTCECGGSGELSAPKLRNDTPERAGLDPEELKLLVQDVDALTTGERPWAAGAVVVAGRGPVVAVEEATGWAVRYASYDPKRDAGVELPRRTRVAMTTDTPFDLASLTKLFTAVAAIQQIERGTLGIDARVGAYLPDFRAAAEHRITVRQLLTHTSGLRPELPLYDLADDTARLRALQRERPIGVPGTYCYSDLNLLLLQHVLERITGRALDVLIHDGITRPLGMTSTAFGPCPGAAATEDQRRPWAKADRGMLRGVVHDENAWALGGVAGHAGLFSTAHDLAVFCRTILAGGSYGPARILGPDFVELLLTPPGLGFALDQPWFMGELSGRGAAGHTGFTGTSLVLDRATDTFLVLLANTVHPRRRPAVNGPRARAATRVARAVREKRTR, encoded by the coding sequence GTGCCGTCCTTGGAACAGACGTGCGAGTGTGGAGGGAGTGGAGAGCTGAGCGCGCCGAAACTGCGCAACGACACACCGGAGCGGGCCGGCCTGGACCCCGAGGAACTGAAGCTCCTCGTCCAGGACGTCGACGCGCTCACCACAGGCGAACGCCCCTGGGCGGCGGGCGCGGTCGTGGTGGCCGGCCGGGGTCCGGTCGTCGCCGTGGAGGAGGCGACGGGCTGGGCGGTCCGGTACGCGTCCTACGACCCGAAGAGGGACGCGGGCGTGGAGCTGCCGCGCAGGACCCGCGTCGCGATGACGACGGACACCCCCTTCGATCTCGCCTCCCTCACCAAGCTGTTCACGGCGGTCGCCGCGATCCAGCAGATCGAGCGCGGCACGCTCGGCATCGACGCCAGGGTGGGCGCGTACCTCCCCGACTTCCGGGCGGCGGCCGAACATCGCATCACCGTCCGCCAACTGCTCACCCACACCTCGGGCCTGCGCCCCGAACTCCCTCTGTACGACCTCGCGGACGACACGGCCCGCCTGCGGGCGCTCCAGCGGGAACGCCCGATCGGCGTGCCGGGCACCTACTGCTACTCCGACCTCAACCTCCTGCTGCTCCAGCACGTCCTGGAACGCATCACCGGCCGCGCCCTCGACGTCCTGATCCACGACGGCATCACCCGCCCCCTCGGCATGACGTCCACCGCCTTCGGTCCCTGCCCCGGAGCGGCGGCCACGGAGGACCAGCGCCGGCCGTGGGCCAAGGCGGACCGGGGGATGCTGCGGGGTGTCGTCCACGACGAGAACGCCTGGGCCCTGGGGGGTGTGGCCGGCCACGCGGGCCTCTTCTCCACGGCCCACGACCTCGCGGTGTTCTGCCGCACGATCCTGGCCGGCGGCTCCTACGGCCCGGCCCGCATCCTGGGCCCCGACTTCGTGGAGCTGCTGCTGACCCCGCCGGGCCTGGGCTTCGCCCTGGACCAGCCGTGGTTCATGGGCGAACTGTCGGGCCGGGGCGCCGCGGGCCACACCGGCTTCACGGGAACGTCCCTGGTCCTGGACCGGGCCACGGACACGTTCCTGGTCCTCCTGGCCAACACGGTCCACCCGAGACGCCGCCCGGCGGTGAACGGACCGAGGGCGCGAGCGGCGACGCGGGTGGCACGGGCGGTCAGAGAGAAGCGAACGCGCTGA
- a CDS encoding small ribosomal subunit Rsm22 family protein: MNAPVPPAESLRTALAGLLDGLPPRQAAQAVERLIANYRGATPTDAPILRDRADVAAYAAYRMPATFEAVRSALAEFAQAAPDWSPRSHVDVGGGTGAATWAVTATWDGARPVTVLDWAEPALALGREIAAANPALGAAQWQRSRIGAALTIESTDLVTVSYVLNELTPADRTTLVDAAATAAQAVLIVEAGTPAGYARVIEARDRLIAAGFHIAAPCPHSARCPIVTGQDWCHFSARVSRSSLHRKVKGGSLAYEDEKFSYVAATRFPVTPAAARIVRRPQIRKGQVLLDLCETDERLTRTTVTKRHGDLYKAARDAEWGDAWPPEPEPEPESG; encoded by the coding sequence GTGAACGCCCCCGTACCCCCGGCCGAGAGCCTCCGTACCGCACTGGCCGGCCTCCTCGACGGTCTCCCGCCCAGGCAGGCCGCACAGGCCGTGGAGCGGCTGATCGCCAACTATCGCGGGGCCACGCCGACCGACGCCCCCATCCTCCGGGACCGCGCGGACGTCGCCGCGTACGCCGCCTACCGGATGCCCGCGACCTTCGAGGCGGTGCGGTCGGCCCTGGCGGAGTTCGCGCAGGCCGCCCCCGACTGGTCGCCGCGGAGCCACGTGGACGTGGGCGGCGGCACCGGCGCCGCGACCTGGGCCGTCACCGCGACCTGGGACGGTGCCCGCCCGGTGACCGTGCTGGACTGGGCCGAGCCCGCGCTGGCCCTGGGCCGCGAGATCGCCGCCGCCAACCCGGCGCTCGGCGCGGCGCAATGGCAGCGCTCTCGCATTGGAGCAGCGCTCACCATCGAGAGCACTGATCTCGTCACCGTCTCCTACGTCCTCAACGAACTCACCCCCGCCGACCGCACCACCCTGGTCGACGCCGCCGCGACCGCAGCGCAGGCCGTGCTGATCGTCGAGGCCGGCACCCCGGCCGGCTACGCGCGCGTGATCGAGGCCAGGGACCGGCTCATCGCCGCCGGTTTCCACATCGCCGCCCCCTGCCCGCACAGCGCGCGCTGCCCCATCGTCACCGGCCAGGACTGGTGCCACTTCTCGGCCCGGGTCAGCCGCTCCTCCCTCCACCGCAAGGTCAAGGGCGGCTCCCTCGCCTACGAGGACGAGAAGTTCAGCTACGTCGCCGCCACCCGCTTCCCCGTCACCCCGGCCGCCGCCCGCATCGTCCGACGTCCGCAGATCCGCAAGGGCCAGGTCCTGCTCGACCTCTGCGAGACGGACGAGCGACTGACCCGGACGACGGTCACCAAACGCCACGGCGACCTCTACAAGGCCGCCCGCGACGCCGAGTGGGGAGACGCCTGGCCCCCGGAGCCGGAGCCGGAGCCGGAGAGCGGCTGA
- a CDS encoding TetR/AcrR family transcriptional regulator: MPNQPASAPQQPDSSRRSARSRRAIYDAALALVGEVGYPRTTIEGIAARAGVGKQTIYRWWTSKADVLLEAFLDLSGQAAEAAGQKPYAIPDTGDVAADLKAVLRATVDELKDPRFETPSRALAAEGLVNEQLGREFVAKLLEPSLQLYVERLRAAQAAGQVRPEVDPRIALELFVSPLAQRWLQHTAPISYEYTDTLVDYALHGLAPR; the protein is encoded by the coding sequence ATGCCCAACCAGCCCGCCTCCGCCCCCCAGCAGCCCGACTCCAGCCGCCGCAGCGCGAGGTCCCGCCGGGCCATCTACGACGCCGCCCTCGCGCTCGTCGGCGAGGTCGGCTACCCCAGGACCACCATCGAGGGGATCGCGGCCCGCGCCGGCGTCGGCAAGCAGACCATCTACCGGTGGTGGACGTCGAAGGCGGACGTCCTGCTGGAGGCCTTCCTCGATCTCAGCGGTCAGGCGGCCGAGGCGGCGGGACAGAAGCCGTACGCCATCCCCGACACCGGCGATGTCGCCGCCGACCTCAAGGCGGTACTGCGGGCCACCGTCGACGAGCTCAAGGACCCCCGCTTCGAGACGCCGTCCCGCGCGCTGGCCGCCGAGGGCCTCGTCAACGAACAGCTCGGCCGGGAGTTCGTCGCCAAGCTCCTCGAACCGTCCCTCCAGCTCTATGTCGAGCGGCTGCGGGCCGCGCAGGCGGCGGGCCAGGTCCGCCCCGAGGTCGACCCCCGTATCGCCCTCGAACTCTTCGTCTCCCCCCTCGCCCAGCGCTGGCTCCAGCACACCGCGCCCATCTCGTACGAGTACACCGACACCCTCGTCGACTACGCCCTCCACGGCCTCGCACCCCGCTGA